One window of Fusarium keratoplasticum isolate Fu6.1 chromosome 2, whole genome shotgun sequence genomic DNA carries:
- a CDS encoding RNA polymerase II-associated protein — MASAADLDGLVLLRQSISSKAPFIPRASADVSADASAPSVPLSQATHLCFPDRSVAVPIDSPTRFVSHDKPVDLRSIYFAWLNREVAIPEYNASATKLNDELAAAGGAGKVQNLGFIERLDLITWLEGASEESEYIKPVAGDKDAAAAGATTTAKTSAVSSAAQARSGRGTMDPRLAGIYNGERRMGDRNTVLRGIKPTDFSHVRKLAVPFIQKKSQSSSSSIPTNPSLALNQKVPTRRPDPIILLSPSASSLLRLSNARSFLEDGKFIPPDAGGSTATMLHVQRTIRAVDPNRPMRFILVEGSEQFKPEYWNRIVAVFTTGQTWQFKNYKWHDPDELFKHTLGIFVGWRGDQAPDNIRGWGHRVLSTGIDRWRGEGHDASRFRDKEIVEHIWRAIEDNMRARGWRKDRAPAAL, encoded by the exons atggcgtccgccgccgacctcgacggcctcgtcctcctgcGACAGTCCATCTCCTCGAAAGCGCCTTTCATCCCAAGAGCATCCGCAGATGTCTCGGCCGACGCCTCAGCGCCATCGGTTCCTCTATCACAGGCTACGCACCTGTGCTTCCCCGACCGGAGCGTCGCCGTCCCCATCGATAGCCCGACGCGCTTCGTGTCGCACGACAAGCCCGTCGACCTGCGCAGCATCTACTTTGCCTGGCTGAACCGCGAGGTCGCCATCCCCGAGTACAATGCGTCGGCTACGAAGCTTAACGACGAGCTCGCCGCcgctggtggtgctggcaAGGTCCAGAACCTGGGCTTCATCGAGCGACTGGATCTGATTACCTGGCTCGAGGGCGCCAGCGAGGAAAGCGAGTACATCAAGCCCGTCGCTGGCGACAAGGATGCGGCGGCTGCTGGCGCGACCACAACGGCAAAGACGAGCGCCGTGTCCTCTGCCGCGCAGGCGCGATCAGGTCGCGGCACCATGGACCCCAGGCTGGCTGGTATTTACAACGGCGAGCGACGCATGGGCGATCGCAACACGGTTCTCAGGGGCATCAAGCCCACG GACTTCTCCCACGTGCGCAAGCTTGCTGTGCCCTTCATCCAGAAGAAGTCCCAGTCCAGTTCTTCCAGCATCCCAACCAACCCTTCCCTCGCGCTCAACCAAAAGGTTCCCACACGGCGACCAGATCCCATTATTCTTCTATctccctccgcctcctctctcctccgcCTCTCCAATGCGCGATCcttcctcgaggatggcaagTTCATCCCTCCTGATGCTGGAGGCTCCACAGCCACTATGCTCCACGTCCAGCGTACTATCCGCGCTGTGGATCCGAACCGCCCAATGCGCTTCATCCTAGTCGAGGGCTCAGAACAGTTTAAGCCTGAGTACTGGAACCGCATCGTCGCCGTCTTTACGACAGGTCAGACGTGGCAGTTCAAGAACTACAAGTGGCATGACCCCGATGAGCTATTCAAGCACACACTCGGCATCTTTGTTGGCTGGCGAGGCGACCAGGCTCCGGATAACATCCGCGGCTGGGGCCATCGCGTCCTGTCAACGGGCATCGACCGTTGGCGCGGCGAGGGCCACGATGCCTCTCGCTTCCGTGACAAGGAGATTGTGGAACACATCTGGCGCGCCATTGAGGATAACATGCGGGCTCGGGGTTGGAGAAAGGACAGGGCTCCTGCTGCGCTATAA
- a CDS encoding Mitochondrial inner membrane protease subunit 2, which produces MALGSAWARFKGGSGGVVGSTTWKLFGLATWIPVIAMFNLHVAELTVVDGASMYPLINDDKDSTLRRDVILNWKWSPHEGIERGMVVTLRSPLHPEVIAVKRVVALENDVVRTKAPHPLPTVRVPQGHVWVEGDGPPGSSLDSNTYGPVSKQLLTGRVTHIVFPFRKFGPIRWWEHERPLE; this is translated from the exons ATGGCTCTCGGCTCAGCCTGGGCACGGTTCAAAGGCGGAAGCGGGGGAGTCGTCGGGTCAACCACCTGGAAGCTGTTCGGCCTCGCAACCTGGATACCCGTCATCGCCATGTTCAACCTGCACGTCGCCGAGCTGACGGTCGTCGACGGGGCGTCCATGTACCCGCTTATAAATGACGACAAGGACTCGACGCTGCGGAGGGACGTGATCCTGAACTGGAAGTGGTCGCCGcatgagggcatcgagaGGGGCATGGTTGTGACGCTGCG GAGTCCGCTTCACCCCGAGGTCATTGCAGTCAAGAGAGTCGTGGCCCTCGAAAACGACGTCGTTAGGACAAAAGCACCCCATCCGTTGCCGACGGTGCGAGTACCACAGGGCCATGTCTGGGTGGAGGGTGATGGACCACCTGGGTCGAGCCTCGACAGCAACACGTATGGGCCCGTGTCGAAGCAGCTTCTCACGGGGAGGGTCACGCACATTGTCTTTCCGTTCCGCAAGTTTGGCCCAATTCGATGGTGGGAGCATGAGCGGCCGCTCGAGTAA
- a CDS encoding Aldo-ket-red domain-containing protein, whose product MALPMAPPPKSPLGHYRLLSPSAAVRVSPLCLGTMNFGNAWKDYMGECDQSTTEAILDFFYEQGGNFLDTANNYHFQESEKWLGEWMKKRGVRDEMVVATKYTTNFRSGPKGTNVMANFTGNGTKSLVTSVNNSLKNLQTDYIDLLYVHWWDYSTSIPELMQSLNQLVVSGKVLYLGISDTPAWVVSKANEYARNNGLRQFSVYQGRWSAASRDFEREIIPMCRAEGMGIAPWGALGGGKFKTEEQRKAQEGRKVEASQGEIKTSQVLESIADRKNSLITSVALAYVMHKTPYVFPIVGGRKVEHLRGNIEALTLELTEEDINEIDSAVEFDPGFPHNFLHRPGQVIGGQDVWLLKMGGTFDNVPTPKPISPAKRGE is encoded by the exons ATGGCTCTTCCTATGGCACCACCCCCCAAGAGCCCCTTGGGCCACTATCGACTCTTATCGCCGTCGGCTGCGGTGCGAGTCTCCCCCCTCTGTCTGGGTACCATGAACTTTGGCAATGCCTG GAAGGACTACATGGGAGAATGCGATCAGTCGACCACGGAGGCAATTCTTGACTTTTTCTATGAACAG GGAGGAAACTTTCTTGACACCGCCAACAACTACCATTTCCAGGAGTCTGAGAAATGGCTGGGAGAGTGGATGAAGAAGCGCGGAGTCCGCGATGAGATGG TCGTTGCCACCAAGTATACGACCAACTTCCGGTCTGGTCCTAAGGGTACCAACGTCATGGCCAACTTCACTGGCAACGGCACCAAGAGTCTCGTCACTTCAGTCAACAACAGTCTGAAGAACCTTCAAACCGACTACATTGATCTG CTCTATGTTCACTGGTGGGACTACAGCACCAGCATCCCTGAGTTGATGCAGTCTCTTAACCAACTGGTTGTTTCTGGCAAAGTTTTGTACCTGGGCATCAGTGACACCCCAGCCTGGGTCGTGAG CAAGGCAAATGAGTACGCTCGCAACAACGGCCTACGCCAGTTCTCAGTGTACCAAGGTCGCTGGTCCGCGGCTTCTCGTGACTTTGAGCGAGAAATCATCCCCATGTGCAGAGCTGAAGGGATGGGAATTGCCCCTTGGGGTGCCCTCGGTGGCGGCAAGTTCAAGACCGAGGAACAACGCAAGGCCCAGGAAGGGCGAAAGGTGGAGGCGAGCCAAGGAGAGATCAAGACCAGTCAGGTGCTGGAATCGATCGCTGACCGTAAGAACTCGCTCATCACCAGCGTTGCCCTTGCATATGTGATGCACAAGACACCCTACGTCTTCCCAATCGTGGGCGGTCGGAAGGTGGAGCATCTCAGGGGCAACATTGAGGCTCTCACTCTCGAACTCACCGAAGAGGACATCAACGAGATCGACAGTGCCGTCGAATTCGATCCGGGCTTCCCTCACAACTTCCTCCACCGTCCTGGACAGGTGATTGGAGGTCAGGACGTTTGGCTGCTCAAGATGGGTGGCACGTTCGACAACGTCCCTACGCCTAAG CCTATCTCTCCGGCCAAGCGAGGGGAGTAG